The Tenebrio molitor chromosome 3, icTenMoli1.1, whole genome shotgun sequence genome contains a region encoding:
- the LOC138125256 gene encoding lipase member H-like: MDRVVRVCALLVVAVPLTVAIDRIDVTFYLFTESDRNYHRIDHSNADEIAKGHAEIVFLIHGWSENRTAEWYHNLTEAFFARGGKKVIQVDYSSVATQIYPLAVEFSPRVGDIVGDFILNLIRRGVPLERVHVCGHSLGGQIAGFAGQYFYKSTSRRLPRITALDPAGPLFTGRPDDERLDESDAEIVYVIHTDRGKFGYPQACGTVDVFPNDGVAIQPGCPDWARRDIFFCSHHKSYEYYIYALAHPNALLATRCQSYSDFKSDKCRRKIIDIGGDIVDEDRGCYFLTTKAVPPYRLRP; the protein is encoded by the exons ATGGATCGCGTGGTTCGTGTTTGTGCGTTGCTGGTTGTTGCGGTACCCCTGACAG TCGCAATCGACCGAATTGACGTGACATTCTATCTATTTACCGAATCCGATCGCAATTACCACCGGATCGATCACAGCAACGCCGACGAAATCGCCAAAGGCCACGCCGAAATCGTCTTTTTGATACACGGCTGGTCCGAAAACCGCACCGCGGAGTGGTACCACAACTTGACGGAGGCTTTTTTCGCGCGCGGAGGTAAAAAAGTCATCCAGGTGGATTACAGCAGCGTGGCCACCCAGATCTATCCTTTGGCAGTGGAATTCTCTCCTCGAGTCG GCGACATCGTCGGAGATTTCATTCTGAACCTGATCAGAAGAGGCGTACCTCTAGAGCGCGTGCACGTTTGTGGACACTCGCTCGGAGGTCAGATCGCAGGATTCGCGGGACAGTACTTTTACAAGAGTACCTCGAGACGTTTACCCAGAATAACAGCCCTAGATCCGGCTGGACCACTCTTTACGGGTCGTCCTGACGACGAGAGATTGGACGAAAGCGACGCCGAGATCGTTTACGTCATCCACACGGACCGCGGGAAATTTGGGTACCCGCAAGCTTGCGGTACCGTTGACGTTTTTCCGAATGACGGGGTCGCTATCCAGCCGGGGTGTCCAGATTGGGCCCGAAGGGACATCT TCTTTTGCAGCCACCATAAAAGCTACGAGTACTACATTTATGCCCTCGCACACCCTAACGCTCTTTTAGCGACTAGATGTCAAAGTTACTCTGACTTTAAATCGGACAAATGTCGCAGGAAAATAATCGACATCGGAGGGGACATCGTTGACGAAGACAGAGGGTGCTACTTTTTGACCACCAAAGCTGTACCACCCTACAGGCTACGACCTTGA
- the LOC138126751 gene encoding lipase member H-like has translation MQFFFAVCAALLFAVAQTVAIDQSDVTFCLFTAPNKNCIPIDYRNGSRYLDKDAEVVILIHGWNTNATTQWYKNVTDAFFTRHDKKYNIIQVDYTKVSTENYLSAVRNVPEVADLIGAFVVNLTKDGVPLKDVRLVGHSLGGQIAGYVGQYVKKKLSQELPEICGLDPAGPLFNLRPASKKLSKSDAKVVYCIHSDAGVFGYARPCGGVDVYPNGGDPPQTGCPNVPFDASCSHGKAPQYYASAVAHRNSLFATRCDSYSDFKAGKCDGNKKIDLGQHLSPEDNGSYYLTTTDAPPFRRKP, from the exons ATGCAGTTCTTTTTCGCCGTTTGCGCTGCATTGCTCTTTGCCGTTGCTCAAACAG TTGCCATAGATCAAAGCGACGTTACATTCTGCTTGTTTACGGCTCCTAACAAGAATTGCATCCCAATCGATTACCGCAATGGCAGTAGATATCTGGACAAAGACGCGGAAGTGGTAATTTTGATCCACGGTTGGAACACGAACGCGACCACACAGTGGTACAAAAATGTAACGGACGCGTTCTTCACGCGTCACGACAAGAAGTACAACATCATCCAAGTGGACTACACTAAAGTGTCAACTGAGAATTATTTGTCAGCGGTTCGGAACGTCCCGGAAGTTG CCGACTTAATCGGGGCCTTTGTCGTAAATCTGACCAAGGACGGGGTCCCTTTAAAAGATGTACGCCTCGTGGGACACTCCCTCGGTGGTCAAATCGCAGGATATGTCGGACAGTACGTTAAGAAAAAACTGTCACAAGAGTTGCCGGAAATATGTGGACTGGATCCAGCCGGACCGCTTTTTAACTTGCGGCCTGCGAGCAAGAAGCTGAGCAAAAGTGACGCCAAAGTCGTCTATTGCATTCACAGTGATGCCGGGGTCTTTGGATATGCGAGACCTTGCGGCGGCGTCGATGTTTATCCGAATGGCGGCGATCCACCCCAAACAGGATGTCCGAATGTTCCTTTTGACG CTTCTTGTAGCCACGGCAAGGCCCCCCAGTACTACGCTTCCGCGGTAGCTCATCGCAACAGTCTTTTCGCGACCAGATGCGACAGTTACTCCGACTTCAAGGCGGGCAAGTGTGACGGCAACAAAAAGATCGACTTGGGACAACATCTCTCTCCGGAAGATAACGGAAGTTACTACTTGACCACCACGGACGCTCCACCCTTCAGGCGAAAACCCTAG
- the LOC138126750 gene encoding endothelial lipase-like, translating to MKLLVSILSLGLVPNVFGIWHRSDVTFYLFTESDRKNGVRLQETNLTIDEKAPVVFLIHGWYEHRLLSWYENLKNAFLSQPGKPSVIQVDWSKPATQFYPTAVSDCSKIGKIIADLIINLMGNHGVPARNVHLCGHSLGGHIAGFAGKFVQKGTSQKLARITALDPAGVLFQGIFTTDARRLSRNDADVVVVLHTDVLKFGYSASCGSVDVYANLGDLVQPGCPDAAGGSWYSCSHQRSHQFFIDALEHPGTLVATRCWSLVAYKFGWCSGNRKVDLGGEIDVQDDGDYYLTTRFKKPYGLGARR from the exons GTATTTGGCATCGAAGCGATGTGACTTTCTACTTGTTCACGGAATCAGATCGTAAGAATGGAGTTCGCCTCCAGGAGACGAACCTCACTATCGATGAGAAAGCACCTGTGGTGTTCCTCATCCACGGATGGTACGAACACCGCTTGCTCTCCTGGTAcgaaaacttaaaaaatgcatttctctcccaaCCTGGCAAACCTAGCGTGATTCAAGTCGACTGGTCGAAACCAGCCACTCAGTTCTACCCGACTGCAGTTTCCGACTGCAGCAAAATCG GAAAGATAATCGCTGATTTGATCATCAATCTGATGGGAAACCACGGCGTCCCCGCTAGAAACGTCCACCTCTGCGGTCATTCGCTGGGAGGTCATATCGCAGGTTTTGCCGGAAAATTCGTCCAGAAAGGAACGTCTCAAAAGCTCGCGAGAATCACCGCTTTGGACCCCGCTGGCGTCCTCTTCCAGGGAATTTTCACCACGGACGCTCGCAGATTGAGCAGAAACGACGCCGACGTGGTGGTGGTGCTGCACACGGACGTGTTGAAGTTCGGGTATTCCGCGTCTTGCGGCAGCGTCGACGTTTACGCGAATCTGGGAGATTTGGTGCAGCCGGGGTGTCCCGATGCAGCTGGAGGGAGCTGGTACAGCTGCAGCCACCAGAGGAGTCACCAGTTTTTCATCGACGCTTTGGAACATCCTGGTACGCTAGTGGCTACGCGGTGTTGGAGTCTCGTAGCTTACAAATTTGGGTGGTGTAGTGGGAACAGGAAGGTGGATCTGGGGGGCGAGATCGACGTTCAGGACGACGGTGATTATTATCTCACGACTCGTTTCAAGAAACCGTACGGTTTGGGAGCGAGACGTTAG